One part of the Mangrovibacillus cuniculi genome encodes these proteins:
- a CDS encoding PhoH family protein has translation MQELQPVIFQIGDANVAVALFGSADAHLRQIEESYRVQLVTRGEAVYIIGEQEDDLHEVHGVLDALTKVIKKGITISGRDVIQAIQMGKAGTLDYFSDLYEEEIGKNTKGKPIRVKTLGQRQYIHSMKKNDLTFGIGPAGTGKTYLAVVMAVNALKQGNVKRIILTRPAVEAGESLGFLPGDLKEKVDPYLRPLYDSLHDLLGSEQTQRLIERGTIEIAPLAYMRGRTLDDAFVILDEAQNTTSAQMKMFLTRLGFDSKMVITGDRTQIDLPKGAKSGLVDAEKVLHNVKGVSFIHLEQADVVRHPLVASIISAYETTKDEK, from the coding sequence ATGCAGGAACTTCAACCAGTTATCTTTCAAATCGGTGACGCTAATGTCGCCGTAGCATTATTCGGTTCAGCTGATGCTCATTTAAGGCAAATAGAAGAATCCTATCGTGTTCAGCTTGTTACACGTGGAGAAGCCGTTTATATTATCGGTGAACAAGAAGACGACCTACATGAGGTTCATGGTGTATTGGATGCTCTTACTAAAGTAATTAAAAAGGGTATTACTATTTCTGGTCGAGATGTTATTCAAGCTATTCAGATGGGAAAAGCTGGAACCCTAGACTATTTCAGTGATCTTTATGAAGAAGAAATAGGAAAGAATACAAAGGGTAAACCAATACGTGTAAAGACGCTTGGTCAGAGACAATATATCCATAGTATGAAGAAAAATGATTTAACGTTTGGAATTGGACCAGCAGGAACCGGTAAAACGTATCTAGCTGTTGTAATGGCAGTGAATGCATTAAAACAAGGTAATGTAAAGCGAATAATTTTAACAAGACCAGCAGTGGAAGCAGGAGAATCTCTAGGGTTTTTACCTGGTGATTTGAAAGAAAAAGTAGATCCGTATCTACGTCCACTATATGATTCACTCCATGATTTATTAGGCTCAGAGCAAACGCAACGTTTAATTGAACGTGGGACAATAGAAATTGCTCCATTAGCATATATGCGTGGTAGAACATTGGATGATGCATTTGTCATTTTAGATGAAGCGCAAAATACAACTTCTGCCCAAATGAAGATGTTTTTAACACGTCTTGGCTTCGACTCCAAAATGGTTATCACGGGAGACAGAACGCAAATTGATTTACCAAAAGGAGCTAAGTCTGGCTTAGTGGATGCAGAAAAAGTCCTACATAACGTAAAAGGGGTTTCTTTCATCCACCTAGAGCAAGCCGATGTAGTAAGACACCCATTAGTGGCGTCCATTATATCTGCTTACGAGACGACAAAAGACGAAAAATAA
- the yqfC gene encoding sporulation protein YqfC: MAKHWRKTLQSWVTKTMDLPDDIMMDLPRITMIGQLHIYIENHRGLLTFTDCECRLLLKQGQLLVKGSGFVIKTILPEEILLEGKVDSVTFLEE; this comes from the coding sequence ATGGCTAAACATTGGCGTAAAACTCTTCAATCATGGGTCACGAAAACGATGGATCTACCTGACGATATAATGATGGATTTACCTCGTATTACCATGATTGGACAACTTCACATATACATAGAAAATCACCGAGGACTCCTAACATTTACAGATTGTGAATGCAGGTTATTGCTAAAGCAAGGCCAGCTTTTAGTAAAAGGAAGCGGGTTTGTTATAAAAACGATACTTCCAGAAGAAATATTACTGGAAGGAAAAGTGGATAGCGTAACATTTTTAGAGGAGTAG
- the rpsU gene encoding 30S ribosomal protein S21 translates to MSKTVVRKNESLEDALRRFKRSVSKAGTIQESRKREFYEKPSVKRKKKSEAARKRKW, encoded by the coding sequence ATGTCAAAAACAGTTGTTCGTAAAAACGAATCACTAGAGGATGCTCTTCGACGCTTCAAACGTTCTGTATCTAAGGCAGGTACAATTCAAGAGTCTAGAAAACGTGAGTTCTACGAGAAACCATCCGTAAAACGTAAGAAGAAGTCTGAAGCAGCTAGAAAACGCAAGTGGTAA
- the ybeY gene encoding rRNA maturation RNase YbeY codes for MTRLLIDFLDETEKVTEQEQALVEKLLQHAAEVEEVPEESEVSVTFVTNEQIRVINHDYRGKDQATDVISFAMEEMGEDELEIIGEDIPLMLGDIIISIERAREQAEEYGHTYERELGFLAIHGLLHLLGYDHMTEEDEKKMFGKQEEILTSYGLSRA; via the coding sequence ATGACTAGACTACTAATTGATTTCTTAGATGAAACAGAGAAAGTAACAGAACAAGAACAGGCATTAGTGGAGAAACTTTTACAGCATGCTGCAGAAGTAGAAGAGGTACCAGAAGAAAGTGAAGTCTCTGTTACGTTCGTAACAAACGAGCAAATTCGCGTAATCAACCATGATTATAGAGGTAAAGACCAGGCAACTGACGTCATTTCTTTTGCGATGGAAGAGATGGGAGAAGATGAATTGGAAATTATCGGGGAAGATATTCCTTTAATGTTAGGCGATATCATCATTTCCATAGAACGTGCGAGAGAGCAAGCAGAAGAATACGGTCATACGTATGAAAGAGAATTAGGCTTCTTAGCGATACATGGTTTACTACATTTACTGGGATACGACCATATGACAGAAGAAGACGAGAAGAAGATGTTTGGAAAACAAGAGGAAATTTTAACTAGCTATGGGCTATCGAGAGCGTAA
- a CDS encoding GatB/YqeY domain-containing protein has translation MNLLERLNDDMKQAMRAKEKEKLTVIRMIKASLQNEAIKLGKQDLTEEEELTVLSREVKQRKDSLHEFDKAGRPDLVDKVRNELTYVEVYLPQQLSEEELRNVIQEAIQDVGASSKADMGKVMGAVIPKVKGRADGSLVNKLVQQLLS, from the coding sequence ATGAATCTTCTTGAACGTTTAAATGACGATATGAAGCAAGCGATGCGAGCTAAAGAAAAAGAGAAGCTTACTGTTATACGTATGATAAAAGCTTCTTTACAAAATGAAGCGATCAAACTAGGTAAGCAAGATTTGACAGAAGAAGAAGAGCTTACAGTTCTTTCTCGTGAAGTCAAACAGCGCAAGGACTCCCTTCATGAATTCGATAAAGCAGGTCGTCCAGACCTTGTTGATAAAGTTCGCAATGAATTAACTTACGTAGAAGTTTATCTACCTCAACAACTTTCAGAAGAAGAGTTACGTAACGTGATTCAAGAAGCCATCCAAGATGTTGGGGCATCTTCTAAAGCTGATATGGGGAAAGTCATGGGAGCTGTCATTCCGAAGGTCAAAGGCCGTGCGGATGGATCTCTTGTGAATAAATTAGTTCAACAATTGCTTTCATAA
- a CDS encoding NfeD family protein, with protein MRRWLIISWLLLLCFSLINPIVTFAKGEQKVFVIPLQNEVEKGLLQFLTRGMEEAKEQQADYIVLDIDTPGGVVDAARDIGSLLDSVDIPIIAYVNPEAISAGAYISLHADYIYMHPNAQMGAAGVIDGAGNAAGQKVQSYWYAAMTSAAESHGRDPLYAQAMTNADIDLPKYDAGKGKFLTLTTRTAEEVGYSNGSASTINDIFADLSIENPQVLSVEETFVEKLARFITNPVVVPILLSIAGLGLVVELYSPGFGIAGTMGLSSLLLFFYGHLVAGLAGYEAILLFIIGAVLIILEFFVPGGILGILGALGVVGSILLAGGDIVQMGYAILISFVVVIVAMVVLAKVFGKRMRLWNRLILRDATTTELGYVSNVNRLEIVGRTAVTVTPLRPSGTIMLENERLDAVSEGGFLPSHIEVQIIKVEGSRIVVRALTQSKEE; from the coding sequence ATGAGAAGGTGGCTTATTATTTCATGGCTACTGCTACTTTGCTTCTCTTTGATAAATCCAATCGTAACTTTTGCGAAAGGGGAACAAAAAGTATTTGTTATTCCTTTACAAAATGAAGTAGAAAAAGGATTGTTGCAATTTCTAACAAGAGGCATGGAAGAAGCAAAGGAACAACAAGCAGATTATATTGTGTTAGACATTGATACTCCTGGAGGAGTTGTTGATGCAGCAAGAGATATCGGCTCATTATTAGATTCTGTTGATATTCCAATTATCGCTTACGTAAATCCAGAAGCTATCTCTGCTGGCGCATACATTTCTCTTCATGCAGATTACATTTATATGCACCCCAATGCTCAAATGGGTGCAGCGGGCGTGATTGATGGTGCAGGGAATGCAGCAGGTCAAAAGGTTCAAAGTTATTGGTATGCGGCTATGACTTCTGCTGCGGAGAGTCATGGTAGAGACCCTCTTTATGCACAAGCAATGACGAATGCAGATATCGATCTTCCTAAATATGATGCGGGGAAAGGTAAGTTTTTAACATTGACCACTAGAACTGCTGAAGAAGTAGGTTACTCCAATGGTTCTGCTAGTACAATAAACGATATATTTGCGGACCTTTCGATAGAAAATCCTCAAGTTTTGTCTGTTGAAGAAACTTTTGTAGAGAAATTAGCACGCTTTATTACAAATCCAGTTGTTGTGCCAATCCTTCTATCCATAGCTGGACTAGGGTTAGTGGTAGAATTATATTCACCGGGATTCGGTATTGCAGGAACTATGGGGTTAAGCTCTTTACTCTTGTTCTTCTATGGACATCTAGTCGCTGGTTTGGCTGGATATGAAGCGATATTATTGTTTATCATTGGGGCAGTGCTTATTATTTTGGAGTTTTTTGTCCCAGGAGGCATTCTTGGTATTTTAGGTGCTCTTGGTGTTGTAGGTAGTATTTTATTGGCTGGAGGTGACATTGTACAAATGGGATATGCCATCCTTATATCTTTTGTTGTTGTCATCGTTGCTATGGTTGTATTAGCTAAAGTATTTGGTAAAAGAATGCGATTATGGAATCGTTTAATTTTGCGAGACGCTACCACTACTGAATTAGGATATGTATCAAATGTAAATAGGCTAGAAATTGTAGGAAGAACAGCTGTTACTGTTACTCCACTCCGCCCGAGTGGAACTATAATGTTAGAGAACGAACGGCTTGATGCCGTTTCAGAAGGTGGTTTCTTACCTTCTCATATAGAAGTACAAATTATTAAAGTAGAAGGGTCTCGCATTGTCGTTCGTGCGTTGACTCAATCTAAGGAGGAATAA
- a CDS encoding HD family phosphohydrolase, with protein sequence MEWGKKIQQLRSLLSERMFNVVILTILGLITYGLLMDSIKPDTYDVQPFSIADRTITAPKTVLDPVKTEDERERAADSINDVYVFKDEVVNNQTALLSSVFDLFIEAQKQTKIVKEEVSSNASNTDSSTETSTVDRKVSLTIEEQVTYIKAQLSDNREKTIINELTDREIQLLLELSLSQIEGIKENIVSDVREILNSRVRETTLTDAKQQAAYRVTEYDFPQDVIRVLQLMIRASITPSELFDEEETELRKSDAKESVEPARILQGQVIVQKGYIIDREVYRQLELLGVLKNNPTIFPYLGLGVFVLLVVVFMHVFLKRSEEDVDIKQAHLIMASIIFIFSLLLMKGIRLVTELEIPNLSYMYPAALAPMLIRLLINERVAIVQAVLLSACGSILFQQSVGGLLDLEFALYSLFSGLAGVLFLSANSARSNILQTGFVVSVVNMLVILSTIMIGDGTYSQIEYVYFTIFSLVSGLLAAVLTLGLLPFFEAGFGILSPMKLIELSNPNHPLLKKILVEAPGTYHHSVMVANLAEAACEAVGANGLLARVGCYYHDIGKTKRPKFFIENQMSGPNPHDRLRPSTSRDIIIAHATDGAEMLRKAKMPKEIIDIAEQHHGTTLLKFFYFKEKKENEDVSEQSYRYPGPKAQSKEAAIIGVADSVEAAVRSMDHPTSEQIKKVIDSIVQDRLNDGQFNECDLTLSQLETIKKTFSETLNGIFHSRIEYPEDEKKEKEND encoded by the coding sequence ATGGAGTGGGGGAAGAAAATTCAACAACTACGATCACTTTTAAGTGAACGAATGTTTAATGTGGTCATTTTAACAATCTTAGGTTTAATAACGTATGGGTTATTAATGGATAGTATTAAACCTGACACATACGATGTACAACCATTTTCTATCGCAGACCGAACCATTACAGCTCCAAAGACTGTTCTAGATCCTGTAAAAACAGAAGATGAACGAGAAAGAGCTGCAGATTCTATAAATGATGTGTATGTCTTTAAAGATGAAGTAGTCAACAATCAAACTGCCTTGCTATCATCTGTTTTTGATTTGTTTATTGAAGCGCAAAAACAAACAAAAATAGTAAAAGAAGAAGTGTCAAGTAATGCTAGTAACACAGATTCTTCAACAGAAACTAGCACTGTAGATCGAAAGGTTTCTCTAACTATTGAAGAACAAGTTACATACATAAAAGCACAGCTATCGGATAATAGAGAAAAAACAATTATTAATGAATTAACTGATAGAGAAATTCAGTTATTATTGGAGCTTTCATTAAGTCAAATTGAAGGCATAAAAGAAAACATCGTAAGTGACGTAAGAGAAATTTTAAATTCTAGAGTAAGAGAAACAACACTCACAGATGCTAAGCAACAAGCAGCATATCGGGTAACAGAATATGATTTTCCACAAGATGTTATAAGAGTATTACAGTTAATGATTAGAGCTTCTATTACACCAAGTGAACTTTTTGATGAAGAAGAAACAGAATTAAGAAAGTCGGATGCTAAAGAATCTGTTGAGCCTGCAAGAATATTACAAGGACAAGTAATAGTTCAAAAAGGTTATATTATTGATAGAGAAGTATATCGACAGTTAGAATTGCTTGGTGTACTAAAGAATAACCCAACAATCTTCCCATATTTAGGTCTAGGTGTATTTGTTTTATTAGTAGTTGTATTTATGCACGTATTCTTAAAAAGAAGTGAAGAAGATGTAGATATTAAACAAGCGCACTTAATTATGGCGAGTATTATATTTATCTTCTCTTTGCTTTTAATGAAAGGGATTAGGTTGGTAACCGAATTAGAAATTCCTAATCTGTCTTATATGTATCCTGCAGCTCTTGCCCCAATGTTGATTAGATTACTGATTAACGAACGAGTTGCTATTGTCCAAGCAGTACTTCTTTCAGCTTGTGGTAGTATTTTATTTCAACAAAGTGTCGGAGGATTACTAGATCTAGAGTTTGCCCTATATAGTCTCTTTAGTGGATTAGCTGGAGTGTTGTTCCTTTCGGCTAATAGTGCTAGAAGTAATATACTACAAACGGGATTTGTCGTATCTGTTGTAAATATGCTTGTTATTTTAAGTACAATTATGATTGGTGATGGCACGTACTCACAAATAGAATATGTCTATTTTACTATCTTCTCGCTTGTGTCAGGATTGTTAGCTGCTGTATTGACGCTTGGACTGTTACCATTCTTTGAAGCTGGATTTGGAATACTTTCACCTATGAAGTTAATTGAATTATCCAATCCTAATCATCCATTACTAAAGAAAATTCTAGTAGAAGCACCGGGTACATATCATCACAGTGTCATGGTTGCGAATCTTGCAGAAGCTGCATGTGAAGCGGTTGGAGCAAATGGACTATTAGCAAGAGTAGGGTGTTATTATCACGATATAGGAAAGACGAAGAGACCGAAATTTTTTATTGAAAATCAGATGAGTGGTCCTAATCCACATGATCGTTTACGACCTAGTACAAGTCGAGACATCATTATTGCTCACGCTACTGATGGAGCAGAAATGTTAAGAAAAGCTAAGATGCCAAAAGAAATTATTGATATTGCGGAACAACATCATGGGACTACACTTTTAAAATTCTTTTATTTTAAAGAAAAGAAAGAAAATGAAGATGTATCAGAGCAATCGTACCGTTATCCTGGTCCAAAAGCACAATCTAAAGAAGCTGCTATCATAGGGGTTGCAGATAGTGTTGAAGCTGCAGTTCGGTCCATGGATCACCCGACATCAGAACAAATCAAGAAAGTAATTGATTCCATTGTTCAAGATCGTCTAAATGATGGGCAATTTAATGAATGTGATCTAACATTAAGTCAACTAGAAACTATTAAAAAAACATTTAGCGAAACATTAAACGGTATATTTCACTCCAGAATTGAGTACCCAGAAGATGAAAAAAAGGAGAAGGAAAATGACTAG
- the floA gene encoding flotillin-like protein FloA (flotillin-like protein involved in membrane lipid rafts), with protein sequence MVLDPGTITLLLIIVVGVILLGVILTFVPVMLWISALAAGVRISIFTLIGMRLRRVIPSRVINPLIKAHKAGLDVTTNQLESHYLAGGNVDRVVNALIAAHRANIELSFERCAAIDLAGRDVLEAVQMSVNPKVIETPFIAGVAMDGIEVKAKARITVRANIERLVGGAGEETIVARVGEGIVSTIGSSDNHKKVLENPDMISQTVLSKGLDAGTAFEILSIDIADVDIGKNIGAELQTEQAEADKNIAQAKAEERRAMAVAREQEMKAKVQEMRAKVVEAEAEVPQAMAEALRSGNIGVMDYINLKNVESDTEMRESIGKLTDPKKGDNDRQ encoded by the coding sequence ATGGTATTAGATCCAGGAACCATTACTTTGCTACTAATCATAGTAGTAGGTGTCATTTTGTTAGGAGTAATCCTAACGTTTGTTCCAGTTATGCTATGGATTTCTGCATTAGCTGCAGGGGTTCGAATTAGCATCTTCACGTTAATCGGTATGAGATTACGTCGCGTAATTCCAAGTCGAGTAATTAATCCATTAATTAAAGCACATAAAGCAGGGTTAGACGTTACAACAAACCAATTAGAGAGTCACTACCTTGCAGGTGGTAATGTAGACCGTGTTGTAAATGCTTTAATTGCTGCTCACCGTGCCAATATTGAATTATCATTTGAGCGTTGTGCTGCTATTGACCTTGCAGGTCGTGACGTATTAGAAGCAGTACAAATGAGTGTTAATCCAAAAGTTATTGAAACACCGTTTATTGCGGGTGTAGCGATGGATGGTATTGAAGTAAAAGCAAAAGCTCGTATTACAGTTCGTGCAAATATTGAACGTCTAGTAGGTGGAGCAGGAGAAGAAACAATTGTTGCACGTGTTGGGGAAGGTATTGTTTCCACAATAGGTTCTTCTGATAACCATAAAAAAGTTTTAGAAAACCCAGATATGATTTCTCAAACAGTTTTATCTAAAGGTTTAGATGCAGGGACAGCGTTTGAAATCCTGTCCATCGATATTGCGGACGTTGATATCGGTAAAAACATTGGTGCGGAATTACAAACAGAACAAGCAGAAGCTGATAAAAATATTGCACAAGCGAAAGCAGAGGAACGTCGTGCAATGGCCGTTGCAAGAGAGCAAGAGATGAAGGCAAAAGTTCAAGAAATGCGTGCGAAAGTTGTGGAAGCAGAAGCGGAAGTTCCACAAGCTATGGCAGAAGCCTTACGCTCTGGTAACATTGGAGTAATGGATTACATTAACTTAAAAAATGTGGAATCAGATACAGAAATGCGTGAGTCCATTGGTAAATTAACAGACCCTAAAAAAGGTGATAACGATCGTCAGTAA
- the deoC gene encoding deoxyribose-phosphate aldolase produces MTTNVAKLIDHTLLKADAVTAEVEILCTEAREYGFASVCVNPTWVNYAAEQLKGSGVDVCTVIGFPLGASTPEVKAFETTNAIENGATEVDMVINIGALKDKNDELVLRDIKAVVDAAKGKALTKVIIETCLLTDEEKVRACELSVKAGADFVKTSTGFSTGGATVEDIALMRKTVGPDLGVKASGGVRSAEDAAAMTKAGATRIGASSGVKIVQGLTADSDY; encoded by the coding sequence ATGACAACAAATGTAGCAAAACTAATTGATCATACGTTATTAAAAGCAGATGCTGTAACTGCAGAAGTAGAAATACTATGTACAGAAGCACGCGAATACGGATTTGCATCTGTATGTGTTAATCCGACTTGGGTTAACTATGCTGCTGAGCAACTAAAAGGCTCAGGTGTGGACGTATGTACGGTTATTGGTTTCCCTCTAGGCGCATCTACTCCAGAAGTAAAAGCATTTGAAACAACAAATGCTATTGAAAACGGTGCGACAGAAGTAGACATGGTCATCAATATCGGTGCACTAAAAGATAAAAATGACGAGTTAGTTCTTCGTGACATTAAAGCAGTAGTAGATGCTGCAAAAGGAAAAGCATTAACAAAAGTAATCATTGAAACATGCCTTCTTACAGACGAAGAAAAAGTACGTGCTTGTGAACTATCTGTTAAAGCAGGTGCGGATTTCGTTAAGACATCTACTGGATTCTCTACTGGAGGAGCAACGGTTGAAGACATCGCATTAATGCGTAAAACAGTTGGCCCAGACTTAGGAGTAAAAGCATCTGGTGGAGTGCGTTCAGCTGAAGATGCAGCTGCAATGACAAAAGCAGGAGCAACGCGTATCGGAGCAAGCTCAGGAGTAAAAATCGTCCAAGGTCTAACGGCTGATAGCGATTATTAA